GTTCTCTTTATGATAAAGATTACCATGCGTATTCATCTCAGTAATCAAAAAAGTCTCCTGATAAGGGTACTCCATTGAGTCGGCCATAAACACATCTATAAATTCCTCTACCTTTTTTCTAAAAGGCTTTTCGGCTTCCATAACCTGCACCAGGCGCGTGCTCAAATCATTCATTCCTTCCTCATAAACCTGCTTTATTAATGAATCCTTAGAGCGGAAATAATAATTTACAAGCGTACGGTTTACGCCCGCCGCGTCGGCTATATCCTGTGTGGTGGCATGCAAACGCCCTTCTGCAAAGAACACACGTTTAGCGGTGTCCTTTATAAGTTGTTCAGTACCAGTATCTCTTGTCGCCATAAAATGTTTGACAAATTTGTTAAACATTAGATTTAAACAGAAATTTTAATCTTAATTTTTGACTTATTTGACAACTTTGTGATATTTGGCACTCCACACCGACGTTATTATTACTTGAAGGATGGCTATACTTGTCCATCAACCTCGCTTATTAATTTAATATGTCAGATACTACCGAAGAAAAACGACTTGCAGATAATTATAACGGAAAAGCCGAGTGGACGAAATGGGGGCCTTACCTCTCTGAACGACAATGGGGCACCGTGCGTGAAGACTACAGCGCTAATGGAGATGCCTGGAATTATGTTACACACGACATGTCTCGCAGCAAAGCCTACCGCTGGGGCGAGGATGGCATAGCCGGCATTAGCGACGATAAACAACACATCTGCCTGAGCCTTGCACTATGGAACGGTAAGGATGCCATATTAAAGGAGCGTTTATTCGGATTGACTAACCATGAAGGCAATCATGGTGAGGATGTAAAGGAACTGTATTATTACCTGGATAATACGCCTACGCATTCGTACATGAAAATGCTATATAAATATCCGCAGCAAGCGTTTCCGTATGATTTGTTGGTTAAAAAAAATGCCGCCGCCGGGAAAGACAAACCTGAATACGAGCTAATAGATTCAGGCATTTTTGACAACAACGCCTATTTTGACGTTTTTACGGAATACGCAAAAGCTGATACTGACGACATACTGGTGCAATACACCATTTACAATCGCGGCAGCCAAAAAAGCGCCATTGATGTGCTGCCACAAGTATGGTTTCGTAAAATATGGCTGGGTAAAGATGAGAAACCGGTTATAAGGCAAAG
This Mucilaginibacter defluvii DNA region includes the following protein-coding sequences:
- a CDS encoding TetR/AcrR family transcriptional regulator; amino-acid sequence: MATRDTGTEQLIKDTAKRVFFAEGRLHATTQDIADAAGVNRTLVNYYFRSKDSLIKQVYEEGMNDLSTRLVQVMEAEKPFRKKVEEFIDVFMADSMEYPYQETFLITEMNTHGNLYHKENMSEKVENFSRQIQAEMDAGRLEQMDPIHFSMNMFSMMIYPLIMKPMYKQFYNLDEEQFNKLMLERKEITCNMLFKK